The following are encoded together in the Balaenoptera acutorostrata chromosome 9, mBalAcu1.1, whole genome shotgun sequence genome:
- the LOC103010177 gene encoding olfactory receptor 5B2-like, with protein sequence MENGTEVTDFILVGLTNTPELQIPLFIVFTLILLISAFGNLGMITLILLDSHLHTPMYFFIINLSLVDFGYSSAVTPKVMAGFLRGDKIISYNACAAQMFLFAAFASVENFLLASMAYDRYAAVCKPLHYTITMTTSVCTRLAIGSYACGFLNASIHVGGTFSLSFCKSNVVHHFFCDITAVMALSCSDKHISEVVLVLISSFNVFFALLVILISYLFISITVLKRHSAKGYQKGLSTCASHLSAVSIFYGTVIFMYLQPSSNHSMDTDKVASVFYAMVIPMLNPIVYSLRNKEVKSAFKKVLGKAKFSLAFGF encoded by the coding sequence ATGGAGAATGGTACAGAGGTGACGGATTTCATCCTGGTGGGTCTAACCAATACCCCAGAACTTCAGATTCCTCTCTTTATTGTGTTCACCCTCATTTTACTCATCAGTGCTTTTGGAAACCTGGGGATGATCACATTGATCCTGTTGGACTCCCATCTCCACACCCCAATGTACTTTTTCATCATTAATCTGTCCTTGGTGGACTTTGGCTACTCCTCAGCTGTCACACCTAAAGTGATGGCTGGGTTCCTTAGAGGAGACAAGATCATCTCCTACAATGCATGTGCTGCTCAGATGTTCTTATTTGCAGCCTTTGCCAGTGTGGAAAATTTCCTCTTAGCCTCAATGGCCTATGACCGCTATGCAGCAGTATGTAAACCCCTACATTATACCATCACCATGACGACAAGTGTGTGTACACGTCTGGCCATAGGCTCCTATGCATGTGGTTTCTTGAATGCTTCCATCCATGTTGGAGGTACATTCAGCCTTTCTTTCTGTAAGTCCAATGTGGTCCATCACTTTTTCTGTGACATTACAGCTGTCATGGCTCTCTCTTGCTCGGATAAACACATTAGTGAGGTGGTTCTTGTTTTAATTTCAAGCTTTAATGTCTTTTTTGCTCTTCTGGTAATATTGATTTCCTACCTTTTCATATCGATCACCGTCTTGAAGAGGCACTCAGCTAAGGGATACCAAAAAGGTTTGTCCACCTGCGCTAGTCACCTCTCTGCAGTCTCCATCTTCTATGGGACAGTCATCTTTATGTACTTACAACCCAGCTCCAATCATTCCATGGACACAGACAAAGTGGCATCTGTGTTCTATGCTATGGTCATTCCCATGCTGAACCCTATCGTCTACAGCCTGAGGAACAAAGAGGTTAAAAGTGCATTCAAGAAGGTTTTGGGGAAAGCAAAATTCTCTCTAGCCTTTGGATTTTAA